A single Streptomyces sp. 2114.4 DNA region contains:
- a CDS encoding amino acid adenylation domain-containing protein, which yields MAAGRSLADDLRATAARHGDRTAVIDGTTTLSYAELDGIAEHLAQALRARGVTPGDCVVWHGAKSSLAVAAVHGILRSRAGYVPIDPDGPIARAELIAGRCLPRAMVADAGARDQWRTVAPGLVWEKLPLGPEPVGELWCAVPTDAPRAPLDDLAYVLHTSGSTGLPKGVVHTHASASAFVDWSVQELGLTERDVIINSAPLHFDPTTLHLFGAARTGAAVALMPASAAPFPAAHIDFCRQVGGTVWYAVTSTLAWLTRRGKELLPELRGLRAAVVGGEVLPPDEVNVLLSALPGIRLLNVYGPTESNVCTFHEIRGPQQPDAVIPIGRVLPGAEIAVVDERLERVEPGCPGQLLVRGAMLMEGYLDPEQTARAFVRTADDRRWYASGDLVRENSAGELEFIGREDAQIKSRGFRVELGEIERHLHSLDGVHECVAVATPDAVFSNVITAFVTADHLDDVKPLPDVLRARLPHYMVPERLVLVADELPRNSNGKVDRKALSELAARPELDDTPGLTVVH from the coding sequence ATGGCGGCCGGCCGATCCCTCGCCGACGACCTGCGGGCGACCGCCGCCCGCCACGGCGACCGTACCGCCGTCATCGACGGAACCACCACGCTCAGCTATGCCGAACTGGACGGCATCGCGGAACACCTCGCCCAGGCACTGCGCGCGCGGGGCGTCACTCCCGGCGATTGTGTCGTCTGGCACGGGGCGAAGTCCTCGCTGGCGGTGGCGGCCGTCCACGGCATTCTCCGCTCCCGGGCGGGCTACGTCCCGATCGATCCGGACGGGCCCATCGCCCGCGCCGAGCTCATCGCCGGCCGCTGCCTCCCCCGCGCCATGGTGGCGGACGCCGGGGCCCGGGACCAGTGGCGCACGGTCGCCCCCGGGCTCGTATGGGAGAAGCTGCCCCTCGGCCCCGAACCGGTCGGTGAACTGTGGTGCGCAGTCCCCACGGACGCACCACGCGCCCCGCTGGACGATCTCGCTTATGTGCTCCACACGTCCGGCAGCACCGGTCTTCCCAAGGGCGTGGTCCACACCCACGCCAGCGCCTCGGCATTCGTCGACTGGTCGGTCCAGGAGCTGGGGCTCACGGAGCGCGATGTCATCATCAACTCCGCACCGCTGCACTTCGACCCGACGACGCTCCACCTCTTCGGTGCCGCCCGGACAGGCGCCGCGGTCGCCCTGATGCCCGCCTCCGCCGCGCCCTTCCCCGCCGCGCACATCGACTTCTGCCGCCAGGTCGGCGGCACCGTCTGGTACGCGGTGACCTCGACCCTCGCCTGGCTCACCCGCAGGGGCAAGGAGCTGCTGCCGGAACTGCGGGGGCTGCGTGCGGCCGTGGTCGGCGGCGAGGTGCTGCCGCCGGACGAGGTGAACGTGCTGCTCTCGGCCCTGCCGGGGATCCGGCTGCTCAACGTGTACGGACCGACCGAGAGCAACGTCTGCACGTTCCACGAGATCCGTGGCCCCCAGCAGCCCGACGCCGTCATCCCCATCGGGAGGGTGCTGCCGGGCGCTGAGATCGCTGTGGTGGACGAGCGGCTGGAAAGGGTGGAGCCCGGTTGCCCGGGCCAGCTTCTGGTCCGCGGAGCCATGCTGATGGAGGGCTATCTGGACCCCGAGCAGACCGCCCGCGCTTTTGTCCGCACCGCTGACGACCGGCGGTGGTACGCCAGCGGTGACCTGGTCCGGGAGAACTCCGCGGGAGAGCTCGAATTCATCGGCCGCGAGGACGCCCAGATCAAGTCGCGTGGCTTCCGGGTCGAGCTCGGGGAGATAGAACGGCACCTCCACTCGCTCGACGGTGTTCACGAATGTGTCGCGGTGGCGACACCGGACGCCGTCTTCTCCAACGTGATCACCGCTTTCGTGACGGCGGATCACCTCGACGACGTCAAGCCGCTGCCCGATGTGCTGCGGGCCCGGCTGCCGCACTACATGGTGCCGGAGCGCCTTGTCCTGGTCGCGGATGAGCTGCCCAGGAACTCCAACGGGAAGGTCGACCGGAAGGCTCTGTCGGAGCTGGCCGCCCGGCCGGAGCTTGATGACACCCCCGGGCTGACGGTCGTCCACTGA
- a CDS encoding phosphopantetheine-binding protein has translation MTEDSVLKAVLAAVREVAPGAEISDDTALIAQRVIDSLSLLSLVSLLEKEFSVTIRDSEILPAHFESPLAVRAFLKSKGC, from the coding sequence ATGACAGAAGACTCCGTACTCAAGGCCGTCCTCGCCGCGGTCCGCGAGGTGGCGCCGGGAGCCGAAATCTCCGACGACACCGCCCTCATCGCCCAACGGGTCATCGATTCGCTGTCCCTGCTCAGCCTGGTCTCTCTCCTGGAGAAGGAGTTCTCCGTCACCATCAGGGACTCGGAAATCCTCCCGGCCCACTTCGAGAGCCCGCTCGCCGTCCGGGCCTTCTTGAAGTCCAAGGGCTGCTGA
- a CDS encoding acyl-CoA dehydrogenase family protein, which translates to MTEDRELPHGPEFTNWLAGLRSWAGKAPEEATAWRAAGAQGLLSLAVPEAAGGAGAGYEAACLALEAFAEESGLSGLPFSMAAQMWACQEPLLEFGSEAQHARYLHPLTAGTAVGAFAATEYDAGSDLLSLQTHAEQDAEGRWRLNGAKTFVTNGPTADIFVIIARTAEGSSLSGLTAFLVPRDTPGLQIGKVIEKSALAGAQLCSLLMDDCVVDDTDRLGGAGGGFAVLMHAMRYERAFILAPALGLMARALHHAVDHSRSRSQFGRPLSSYDTIRQRLVRMHMSLTSARELLYATARAADGNRLEHSRSSLTKLHVSTEFNRFCQELPDLYGGYALLPETGALALTADAVASRYYSGTSDMQMKIIAEGLGL; encoded by the coding sequence ATGACGGAGGATCGAGAGCTCCCGCACGGTCCGGAGTTCACCAACTGGCTTGCCGGATTGCGGTCCTGGGCCGGAAAGGCCCCGGAAGAAGCCACCGCCTGGCGTGCGGCGGGCGCTCAGGGGCTGCTGTCCCTGGCCGTTCCCGAGGCCGCCGGCGGCGCCGGGGCCGGCTACGAGGCGGCCTGCCTCGCCCTGGAGGCATTCGCCGAGGAGAGCGGGCTGAGCGGGCTGCCCTTCTCCATGGCGGCACAGATGTGGGCCTGCCAGGAGCCCCTTCTCGAATTCGGCAGCGAGGCCCAGCACGCCAGGTACCTGCACCCCCTCACGGCGGGCACGGCCGTGGGCGCCTTCGCCGCCACCGAGTACGACGCGGGCTCGGACCTGCTGTCCCTGCAGACCCACGCCGAGCAGGATGCCGAGGGGCGATGGCGGCTCAACGGCGCCAAGACCTTCGTCACCAACGGACCGACCGCCGATATCTTCGTGATCATCGCCCGCACCGCCGAAGGCAGCTCGCTCTCCGGCCTCACCGCCTTCCTGGTCCCCCGGGACACCCCCGGCCTGCAGATCGGCAAGGTGATCGAGAAGTCCGCGCTGGCGGGCGCACAGCTGTGTTCGCTGCTCATGGACGACTGCGTGGTGGACGACACCGACCGGCTGGGCGGCGCCGGCGGCGGATTCGCCGTCCTCATGCATGCGATGCGCTACGAGCGTGCCTTCATCCTGGCGCCTGCCCTGGGGCTGATGGCCAGGGCACTGCACCACGCGGTCGACCACTCCCGCTCCCGCAGCCAGTTCGGCCGGCCGCTCAGCTCGTACGACACGATCCGCCAACGCCTGGTCCGGATGCACATGAGCCTGACCAGCGCGCGGGAACTGCTCTACGCCACGGCCCGGGCGGCCGACGGAAACCGGCTCGAACACAGCCGGTCGTCCTTGACGAAACTGCACGTCAGCACGGAGTTCAACCGGTTCTGCCAGGAGCTGCCGGATCTGTACGGCGGCTACGCGCTGCTACCGGAGACGGGCGCCCTCGCGCTGACGGCCGACGCGGTGGCCAGCCGGTACTACTCCGGCACCTCCGATATGCAGATGAAGATCATTGCTGAAGGGCTGGGTTTGTGA
- a CDS encoding YcaO-like family protein: MSKVRLPGTHRAVAPETTWARLAPRLRQYGISRVADVTRLDNIGIPVYLAVRPESETLAVSQGKGASPILAKLSAVMESVELWYAERPTLDTFTATAGSLGLPYCLTDLNLRTTGEWIQQLELDWVWASSLADERPVPVPLDLVRLSYSGEHYWRHRLFETSSTGLASGNTFPEACLHGLYEAAERDVLAAHPSRTDPGRLFIDPATVRNPHLRSLMRRLTDAGVAFEITCIPNRLGIPTFAAFVWSPLFPLVCAGSGSHMDPGVALSRALTEAVQSRLTEISATRDDIPSDQDTARDASADPGFRPHAEGVSLDDALSGHGGSYDDMEEELAVVTQRLTDATGHAPLAVRLSGPADPFSVVRVVCPGLSYAEGRTLSP; this comes from the coding sequence ATGTCTAAGGTCAGACTGCCCGGGACGCACCGTGCGGTGGCGCCGGAGACCACCTGGGCCCGGCTCGCACCCCGGCTGCGTCAGTACGGCATCAGCCGGGTCGCCGACGTCACCCGCCTCGACAACATCGGTATCCCTGTCTACCTCGCCGTACGGCCCGAGTCCGAGACCCTGGCCGTCTCCCAGGGCAAGGGTGCCTCGCCGATTCTCGCGAAGCTCTCCGCCGTGATGGAATCCGTTGAGCTGTGGTACGCCGAGCGGCCCACGCTCGACACCTTCACCGCCACGGCCGGGAGCCTCGGTCTCCCGTATTGCCTGACCGATCTGAACCTCCGTACGACGGGTGAGTGGATCCAGCAGCTCGAACTGGATTGGGTCTGGGCCTCTTCACTGGCCGACGAGAGGCCGGTACCGGTTCCGCTGGACCTCGTCCGGCTCTCGTACAGCGGAGAGCACTACTGGCGCCACCGTCTCTTCGAGACGAGCAGCACCGGACTCGCCTCCGGAAACACCTTCCCCGAGGCATGTCTCCACGGGCTGTACGAAGCGGCCGAACGGGACGTCCTGGCAGCCCACCCGTCCCGTACCGACCCCGGACGCCTTTTCATCGACCCGGCGACCGTCCGCAACCCCCATCTGCGCTCCTTGATGCGCCGGCTCACCGACGCCGGAGTCGCGTTCGAGATCACCTGCATTCCGAACCGGTTGGGGATACCGACGTTCGCCGCCTTCGTCTGGTCGCCGCTCTTCCCCCTCGTGTGCGCCGGTTCCGGCAGCCACATGGACCCCGGTGTCGCGCTGTCCCGTGCGCTCACCGAGGCCGTACAGAGCCGGCTGACCGAAATCAGCGCCACCCGCGATGACATTCCGTCGGACCAGGACACGGCTCGGGACGCGAGTGCGGACCCCGGCTTCCGCCCCCACGCCGAGGGGGTGAGCCTCGACGACGCGCTGAGCGGTCACGGCGGCAGCTACGACGACATGGAGGAGGAGCTGGCGGTGGTCACACAACGGCTGACGGACGCTACCGGCCACGCCCCCCTCGCGGTACGGCTGTCCGGGCCGGCCGATCCGTTCAGTGTCGTACGGGTCGTCTGCCCCGGGCTCTCCTATGCGGAAGGGCGCACCCTCTCCCCCTGA
- a CDS encoding TfuA-like protein, whose product MAVHVFVGPSCPEPLVRQSHPGFVLHGPVKHGDLFSAALAEGDVVVIVDGIYHHRLALRHKEILDVLARGIAVIGAASIGALRAAELDGFGMIGVGRVHRWYRTGVFEGDDAVSVAHSETGSPAGLNIPLVNLHTAMLAGCDAGVLGRDSAHRLMARLESEYYPLRTPERVRSLIRQCDETAFADWYEQRLGADPDAFDQKRADALEAFALAERLDTLAQPSSPGAASGERDWRTEYHRRWRNRFATATPDLHHRLAYQQIFDAGFPDVWWDFLNGSSAAGSPAASDGFRGHVRQQLGPVAVPWLDDSAMRSRITAVICPLPDLADPREAKLLLRRESAEDRARVADWLEQMRQHLETHPGRSLGQIREAVCTRLLARIWDVDTGSELTMECGRRGFPSPRQAAGAFRPFALAYLSGQTARTAETAETAPAARTSGARGHV is encoded by the coding sequence ATGGCGGTTCATGTGTTCGTTGGGCCGTCGTGCCCTGAACCTCTCGTACGGCAGAGCCACCCTGGTTTTGTCCTGCACGGGCCGGTCAAACACGGCGACCTCTTCTCGGCCGCGCTCGCCGAGGGGGATGTCGTCGTGATCGTGGACGGGATCTACCACCACCGTCTGGCACTGCGCCACAAGGAGATCCTCGACGTCCTGGCGCGGGGCATCGCCGTGATCGGAGCAGCCAGCATCGGCGCCCTGCGGGCGGCCGAACTCGACGGGTTCGGCATGATCGGCGTCGGCCGTGTCCACCGCTGGTACCGCACCGGCGTCTTCGAGGGCGATGACGCGGTGAGCGTGGCCCACAGCGAGACCGGCTCGCCGGCAGGGCTCAACATCCCCCTGGTCAACCTCCACACCGCGATGCTGGCCGGCTGCGACGCCGGAGTCCTGGGACGGGATTCGGCCCACCGCCTCATGGCGCGGCTGGAGAGCGAGTACTACCCGCTGCGCACCCCCGAGCGTGTGCGCTCCCTCATCAGGCAGTGCGACGAGACCGCATTTGCCGACTGGTACGAGCAGCGCTTGGGCGCCGACCCGGACGCCTTCGACCAGAAGCGGGCCGACGCCCTCGAGGCCTTCGCGCTCGCCGAACGGCTCGACACCCTGGCGCAGCCCTCGTCCCCCGGCGCGGCGAGCGGCGAACGCGACTGGCGTACCGAGTACCACCGGCGCTGGCGCAACCGCTTCGCCACGGCCACCCCTGACCTGCACCACCGGCTCGCCTACCAGCAAATCTTCGACGCCGGCTTCCCCGACGTCTGGTGGGACTTCCTGAACGGCTCGTCCGCCGCCGGGTCCCCAGCCGCCTCCGACGGGTTCCGGGGCCATGTGCGGCAGCAGCTGGGCCCGGTCGCCGTCCCATGGCTCGACGACTCCGCGATGCGGTCCCGGATCACCGCGGTCATCTGCCCGCTTCCCGACCTGGCGGATCCCCGGGAAGCCAAGCTGCTGCTGCGCCGTGAATCGGCCGAGGACCGGGCCCGGGTCGCCGACTGGCTGGAACAGATGCGGCAGCACCTCGAAACCCATCCCGGGCGCAGCCTCGGCCAGATCCGAGAAGCGGTGTGCACACGCCTGCTTGCGCGGATCTGGGACGTGGACACCGGCAGCGAGCTGACCATGGAGTGCGGCCGGAGGGGATTCCCCTCGCCGCGCCAAGCCGCCGGTGCCTTCCGTCCGTTCGCGCTCGCCTACTTGTCCGGCCAGACGGCCCGGACTGCGGAGACGGCGGAGACGGCCCCAGCGGCCCGGACGAGCGGAGCGCGCGGCCATGTCTAA
- a CDS encoding cell wall metabolism sensor histidine kinase WalK, with product MAAAWRGSLRARLMVGVVLLAAGGMVAVNAVSLIGLRLNLIDVADATLAKARTAVQHRLNDRAAPVNSAGLNSLIPDGVYVALADDHGKVVAQTPARDLGGQLRARPDLPSPVPDSFADRPRTLSAKSAPVPRYRVLSFPVGPSATVRPAPGAPPQRFSTVVVAKSLQPGEDVVYWLIGADAAATLAALGGIVLLSRGVLRVGLRPLRDMAATAKAVADGDIDQRIEVARRHSEVGEVATALNRAFDERQRSEEQLRQFVANASHELRTPLTTIRGWAQLHLHGLAQDPELIERAMLRIEGEAARMHATVEELLLLARLDQGRPLAGAPVNLGTLVKEAVGDARVRDPGKPVTVELEGEVFACGDEDRLRQVLQNLLSNALRYTPLGTPISVGARALPGDTVELTVRDQGPGMPPETAERIFERFYRGEESRDPAAGGTGLGLSIVKSIAEAHGGTVTVHTAPGKGSTFTVILPAPR from the coding sequence GTGGCCGCCGCCTGGCGCGGCTCCTTGCGGGCGCGGCTGATGGTCGGGGTCGTCCTGCTGGCGGCCGGGGGCATGGTGGCCGTCAACGCGGTGTCGCTGATCGGGCTGCGCCTCAACCTCATCGATGTCGCCGACGCCACGCTCGCCAAGGCCCGCACCGCCGTGCAGCACCGGCTGAACGACCGGGCGGCCCCGGTCAACTCGGCAGGACTCAACTCCCTCATCCCCGACGGCGTGTACGTCGCGCTGGCCGACGACCACGGCAAGGTGGTCGCCCAGACCCCGGCACGTGACCTGGGCGGGCAGCTCCGCGCCCGCCCCGACCTGCCGTCGCCGGTCCCGGACAGCTTCGCCGACCGTCCCCGCACCCTGTCGGCGAAGAGTGCGCCCGTACCCCGCTACCGCGTCCTGAGCTTCCCCGTCGGCCCGTCCGCCACGGTCCGGCCCGCGCCCGGCGCACCGCCCCAGCGGTTCAGCACGGTCGTGGTCGCCAAGAGTCTCCAGCCGGGGGAGGACGTCGTCTACTGGCTGATCGGCGCCGATGCCGCCGCCACGCTGGCCGCGCTCGGCGGCATCGTGCTCCTCAGCCGCGGCGTACTCCGCGTGGGCCTGCGGCCGTTGCGCGACATGGCCGCCACCGCGAAGGCCGTCGCCGACGGCGACATCGACCAGCGCATCGAGGTCGCCCGACGCCACTCCGAGGTGGGAGAGGTCGCCACCGCCCTCAACCGGGCGTTCGACGAACGGCAGCGGTCCGAGGAACAGCTACGGCAGTTCGTGGCCAACGCCTCGCACGAACTGCGCACCCCGCTGACCACGATCCGCGGCTGGGCGCAACTCCATCTGCACGGTCTGGCCCAGGATCCCGAACTCATCGAGCGGGCGATGCTGCGCATCGAGGGCGAGGCGGCCCGGATGCACGCCACGGTCGAAGAGCTGCTGCTGCTCGCCCGGCTCGACCAGGGCCGCCCGCTCGCCGGCGCACCGGTGAACCTCGGCACGCTCGTCAAGGAAGCCGTCGGCGATGCCCGGGTCCGCGACCCCGGCAAGCCGGTCACCGTCGAGCTGGAGGGCGAGGTCTTCGCCTGCGGCGACGAGGACCGGCTCCGGCAGGTGCTGCAGAACCTCCTGAGCAACGCACTGCGCTACACCCCTTTGGGCACCCCCATATCGGTGGGCGCCCGTGCACTGCCCGGCGACACGGTGGAGCTGACGGTCCGCGACCAGGGCCCCGGTATGCCCCCCGAGACCGCCGAGCGCATCTTCGAACGCTTCTACCGCGGCGAGGAGTCCCGCGACCCGGCCGCCGGCGGCACGGGCCTGGGCCTGAGCATCGTCAAGTCGATCGCCGAAGCACACGGCGGCACGGTGACGGTCCACACCGCACCCGGCAAGGGCAGCACCTTCACCGTCATCCTGCCTGCGCCACGATGA
- a CDS encoding response regulator transcription factor → MDDDPRMAELLETTLGLAGYTVATAGCGAQALSAYEAQPPDLLVLDVMLPDMDGFRLCRRLVENGARLPVLFLTARDSVEDRVTGFAMGADDYLTKPFSLPELLARVHALLRRAGRSAEESPMLRFADLSVNERSRRVRRGDRLIALSPTEYKLLRYLLINADQVMSKEQIMDHVWQHRFGAGVVEKLVSRLRAKVDDRSPALIHTVRGFGYSLRLPGSG, encoded by the coding sequence GTGGATGACGACCCGCGGATGGCGGAGCTGCTGGAGACCACCTTGGGCCTCGCGGGCTACACGGTGGCGACCGCGGGCTGCGGTGCGCAGGCCCTGAGCGCGTACGAGGCGCAGCCCCCGGATCTGCTGGTGCTGGACGTCATGTTGCCCGACATGGACGGTTTCCGCCTGTGCCGGCGGCTGGTGGAGAACGGGGCGCGGCTGCCGGTGCTGTTCCTGACCGCGCGCGATTCCGTCGAGGACCGGGTGACGGGCTTCGCCATGGGGGCGGACGACTACCTCACCAAACCCTTCAGCCTCCCCGAACTGCTGGCCAGGGTGCACGCCTTGCTGCGGCGCGCGGGCCGGTCCGCGGAGGAGAGTCCGATGCTGCGTTTCGCCGACCTGAGCGTGAACGAGCGCAGCCGGCGGGTGCGCCGCGGGGACCGGCTGATCGCGCTGTCCCCGACCGAGTACAAGCTGCTGCGCTACCTGCTGATCAATGCCGACCAGGTGATGTCGAAAGAACAGATCATGGACCACGTCTGGCAGCACCGCTTCGGAGCGGGCGTCGTCGAGAAGCTGGTGTCCCGGCTGAGGGCGAAGGTGGACGACCGGTCCCCCGCCCTGATCCACACGGTGCGCGGCTTCGGCTACAGCCTGCGCCTGCCCGGAAGCGGCTGA
- a CDS encoding DUF3159 domain-containing protein has translation MDPAAHEEAGGVDAVGAAVRSRLRGTVIDIAPAFGFTLTFALTHRLGVALTLAFTAGAGAFIHRLVRKEPVGRALGILGFVCVQGALAARTGQATSFFLPHLVLHCAMAVAAPVLILLGWPPLGVMAGLLTGERTAWRRCAVRRRAFARGSLVLFTGNVLMLTVQLPLFLSGQAVALGSVDVFGPLVFALGALLGWRVYLRALGGHRCDAALPAHVGLPAHAALPAHAACPADADLSADPARPADPVCPTGPVHATDSAHPANPAHTPPTRPPMERTVR, from the coding sequence GTGGACCCAGCCGCACATGAGGAAGCCGGCGGTGTGGATGCCGTCGGGGCCGCCGTGCGGAGCCGGCTGCGCGGCACCGTGATCGATATCGCGCCCGCCTTCGGATTCACCCTGACCTTCGCCCTCACCCACCGGCTCGGTGTCGCGCTGACGCTCGCCTTCACGGCCGGGGCCGGGGCCTTCATCCACCGGCTGGTGCGCAAGGAGCCGGTGGGGCGCGCGCTGGGGATCCTCGGCTTCGTCTGTGTCCAGGGCGCGTTGGCCGCACGGACCGGGCAGGCCACCAGCTTCTTCCTCCCGCACCTGGTGCTGCACTGCGCGATGGCCGTGGCGGCACCGGTGCTGATCCTGCTCGGGTGGCCGCCGCTGGGGGTGATGGCGGGGCTGCTCACGGGCGAGCGGACCGCGTGGCGCCGCTGCGCGGTGCGCCGCCGGGCCTTCGCCAGGGGCAGCCTCGTCCTCTTCACGGGGAACGTCCTGATGCTGACCGTCCAGCTCCCGTTGTTCCTGTCCGGCCAGGCCGTCGCCCTCGGCTCGGTCGATGTCTTCGGGCCGCTCGTCTTCGCGCTCGGCGCCCTGCTGGGCTGGCGGGTCTACCTGCGGGCCCTCGGCGGCCACCGCTGCGACGCCGCCCTCCCCGCGCACGTCGGCCTCCCCGCGCACGCCGCCCTCCCCGCGCACGCCGCCTGCCCCGCAGACGCCGACCTGAGCGCGGACCCGGCACGCCCCGCCGACCCCGTATGCCCCACCGGCCCCGTACACGCCACCGATTCCGCACACCCCGCCAACCCGGCACACACCCCGCCAACCCGGCCCCCCATGGAAAGGACCGTCCGATGA
- a CDS encoding cytochrome P450 yields MTDTQSTTRPRPDARTQPTERTCPFSPPEGYRTLREEAPITPVTFPDGTDGWLVSRHADVRTVLADPRFGANRRPARTGGSVPAGTPVPPPPPGMFIMMDGPEHTRIRRLLTGQFTVRRMRQLAPAVERIVAEHLDAMASAEQPVDLLRDFALPVPSLVICELLGVPYADRADFQRNSSNMLRLDASQEEVQQAHLAMNQHIHELVQAKRARPTDDILSGLVQDGRLTDEEMAGVGALLLLAGHETTANMIALGTMCLLHHPDQLAALRADASLWDNAVEELLRYLTIIQFGLRRVVREDLELDGHRIEAGTTVLASLTSGNRDADQFTGDPDQLDVQRPYSPHLAFGHGAHQCIGQQLARVEMKAALSALFDRFPSLRLAVPAKEVPMRDDMLIYGVHALPVTW; encoded by the coding sequence ATGACCGACACCCAGTCCACCACCCGGCCCCGGCCCGACGCCCGGACCCAGCCCACCGAGCGGACCTGCCCGTTCAGCCCGCCCGAGGGGTACCGGACGCTGCGCGAAGAGGCCCCGATCACGCCGGTGACCTTCCCGGACGGGACGGACGGCTGGCTGGTCAGCCGGCACGCCGACGTACGGACGGTGCTGGCCGACCCACGGTTCGGCGCGAACCGCCGGCCCGCGCGCACCGGTGGCTCCGTGCCCGCCGGCACACCGGTGCCGCCGCCCCCGCCGGGGATGTTCATCATGATGGACGGCCCGGAGCACACCCGGATCCGCCGGCTGCTCACCGGCCAGTTCACGGTGCGCCGGATGCGGCAGCTGGCGCCCGCGGTGGAGCGGATCGTGGCCGAGCACCTGGACGCCATGGCGTCCGCCGAGCAGCCGGTCGACCTCCTCCGGGACTTCGCCCTGCCCGTCCCCTCGCTGGTGATCTGCGAGCTGCTGGGGGTGCCGTACGCGGACCGTGCGGACTTCCAGCGGAATTCGAGCAACATGCTCCGGCTGGACGCGAGCCAGGAGGAGGTCCAGCAGGCGCATCTGGCGATGAACCAGCACATCCACGAACTGGTCCAGGCCAAGCGTGCCCGCCCCACCGACGACATCCTCAGCGGCCTGGTGCAGGACGGCCGGCTCACCGACGAGGAAATGGCGGGCGTCGGCGCGCTGTTGCTGCTCGCCGGGCACGAGACGACCGCGAACATGATCGCGCTGGGCACCATGTGCCTGCTGCACCACCCCGACCAGCTGGCGGCGCTGCGCGCGGACGCCTCGCTCTGGGACAACGCCGTCGAGGAACTGCTCCGGTATCTGACGATCATTCAGTTCGGCCTGCGCCGTGTGGTGCGCGAGGACCTGGAGCTGGACGGCCACCGCATCGAGGCCGGCACCACGGTGCTCGCGTCCCTGACGTCGGGAAACCGTGACGCCGACCAGTTCACCGGCGACCCCGACCAGTTGGACGTGCAGCGGCCCTACAGCCCGCACCTGGCCTTCGGGCACGGCGCCCACCAGTGCATCGGCCAGCAACTGGCCCGGGTGGAGATGAAGGCCGCACTGTCCGCCCTCTTCGACCGGTTCCCCTCCCTGCGGCTGGCCGTACCGGCGAAGGAGGTGCCGATGCGCGACGACATGCTCATCTACGGCGTCCACGCGCTGCCCGTGACCTGGTAG
- a CDS encoding ferredoxin, whose translation MKVVIDEDKCVGAGQCVLAADQVFDQREDDGVVVLLDALPPEEQHSSVEDAAARCPALAIEVLK comes from the coding sequence ATGAAGGTCGTCATCGACGAGGACAAGTGCGTCGGCGCGGGCCAGTGTGTGCTGGCCGCAGACCAGGTCTTCGACCAGCGGGAGGACGACGGCGTCGTCGTCCTCCTGGACGCCCTGCCGCCCGAGGAGCAGCACTCCTCGGTGGAGGACGCCGCCGCCCGTTGCCCGGCGCTGGCCATCGAGGTGCTGAAGTAG